The Halorientalis sp. IM1011 genome window below encodes:
- a CDS encoding carboxypeptidase M32 has protein sequence MATDQAEHPDAYESLTEHVRRMTNVGNAAGILNWDQQVTMPEGGTPARSQQTAALSALHHELLTDDDLAAYLDALDDQELDGEQAAVVREVRREHERATRVDGDLIEEISETTSNALPVWEQAKAEDDWSEFAPTLERIVELKREHAAQIDPDRDPYEVLFEEYEPYLGIDTAERILERLREELVPLIEDIEASDADLADPFEGTFDDETQEELVRDALDTLGYDWDRGRLDTAAHPFSMGTQFDARVTTRFKPDDPLDALGSTIHEFGHATYTLGLPQDEYGTPLGQSRDLSVHESQSRLWENHVGRSRPFWDLFGEPVNDHLGTDVRPSELYEAANRIYPDNLIRVEADELTYHLHIILRFEIERDLVRGDLEVDEIPQVWNDKMEEYLGIRPDTDAEGCLQDIHWTHGNFGYFPTYSLGSVLAAQLFAAAEDDLGTLDEDIRAGEFDRLHDWLTENVHRHGCRYTTDDLIEEATGQAFTADYFVDYARGKFGDLYDL, from the coding sequence ATGGCAACGGATCAGGCCGAGCATCCGGACGCGTACGAGTCTCTCACAGAGCACGTCCGCCGGATGACCAACGTCGGCAACGCCGCCGGGATCCTCAACTGGGACCAGCAGGTGACGATGCCCGAGGGCGGCACGCCCGCCCGCTCCCAGCAGACCGCCGCGCTGTCGGCGTTGCACCACGAACTGCTCACCGACGACGACCTCGCCGCCTATCTGGACGCGCTGGACGACCAGGAACTGGACGGCGAGCAGGCCGCCGTCGTCCGCGAGGTCCGCCGGGAACACGAGCGCGCGACCCGCGTCGACGGCGATCTGATCGAGGAGATCTCCGAAACCACCTCGAACGCTCTCCCGGTCTGGGAACAGGCCAAGGCAGAGGACGACTGGAGCGAGTTCGCTCCGACCCTCGAACGAATCGTCGAGTTGAAACGCGAACACGCCGCCCAGATCGACCCCGACCGGGACCCCTACGAGGTCCTCTTCGAGGAGTACGAACCCTATCTCGGGATCGACACCGCCGAGCGCATCCTCGAACGCCTCCGTGAGGAACTGGTGCCCCTGATCGAGGATATCGAAGCGAGCGACGCCGATCTCGCCGATCCCTTCGAAGGCACCTTCGACGACGAGACCCAGGAGGAACTCGTCCGGGACGCGCTGGACACGCTCGGCTACGACTGGGATCGGGGCCGACTGGACACAGCTGCCCACCCGTTCTCGATGGGGACGCAGTTCGACGCGCGCGTGACGACGCGGTTCAAGCCCGACGATCCGCTCGATGCACTCGGTTCGACCATCCACGAGTTCGGCCACGCCACCTACACGCTCGGACTCCCGCAGGACGAGTACGGGACGCCGCTGGGTCAGTCCCGCGACCTCTCGGTCCACGAGTCCCAGTCCCGGCTCTGGGAGAACCACGTCGGGCGTTCCCGGCCGTTCTGGGACCTGTTCGGGGAACCGGTGAACGACCACCTCGGGACGGACGTGCGTCCCAGCGAACTGTACGAGGCCGCGAATCGGATCTACCCGGACAACCTCATTCGAGTCGAGGCGGACGAACTCACCTACCACCTCCACATCATCCTCCGGTTCGAGATCGAGCGCGACCTCGTGCGCGGGGATCTGGAGGTCGACGAGATCCCGCAGGTCTGGAACGACAAGATGGAGGAGTATCTCGGGATCCGACCCGACACCGACGCCGAGGGCTGTCTGCAGGACATCCACTGGACCCACGGCAACTTCGGCTACTTCCCGACCTACTCGCTGGGGAGCGTGCTGGCCGCCCAGCTCTTCGCCGCAGCCGAGGACGACCTCGGAACCCTCGACGAGGACATCCGCGCCGGCGAGTTCGACCGGCTCCACGACTGGCTCACCGAGAACGTCCACCGGCACGGCTGTCGGTACACGACCGACGACCTGATCGAGGAGGCCACCGGCCAGGCCTTCACCGCGGACTACTTCGTCGACTACGCCCGCGGGAAGTTCGGCGATCTCTACGATCTGTAG
- a CDS encoding chemotaxis protein CheC, with amino-acid sequence MKIDIDALEELNLLTRDGTERANGALTEMTAASTAIGTTKILLVNHEDVIERIDSGGYEVVRFDIEGKLSGTALLLFDRPATEAVVDALVPGEADDAMASAGLQEMANIMMGAFTTDWGDHLRTGLSMTAPTYLDDPDADTLQLDPTGPETDSTLVFQSSITWRSGEGRIDIYLAPDRAALDPVFAETEREGAEGTDEAELDGLVEPGDESTEADATAERIAEPATADPAADDGSEDADATADDPFGGDAEGAFGASGDAGGFGADDSTGDDTGSFDPAADDDLFGFDDGAEGAESIPLEKLSVFSDLTKEGTEAAAQRVTRMTGIQTSTETAGITFTPIDDIAAQLEDGDYVGTTVEFEGTPSGSLVILFDEDSAENIAEEMLPVDPDEDGLTGMHESAIEELGNVMTSGFIDGWANVLETGVEHSPPEYVGDMNMAFVEIITEQLGPFQTHAFTIESTLQTEDVAFTCEIHALPDEADLGAALEALAVERKDQTDADPSDLF; translated from the coding sequence ATGAAAATCGACATCGACGCCTTGGAGGAACTGAATCTGCTCACCCGCGACGGGACGGAGCGAGCCAACGGCGCACTCACGGAGATGACCGCCGCCAGCACCGCCATCGGGACGACCAAGATTCTGCTGGTGAACCACGAGGACGTCATCGAACGCATCGACAGCGGCGGCTACGAGGTCGTGCGGTTCGACATCGAGGGGAAGCTCTCCGGGACCGCCCTCCTCCTGTTCGACCGGCCGGCGACCGAAGCCGTCGTCGACGCGCTGGTCCCCGGCGAGGCCGACGACGCGATGGCCTCGGCGGGACTGCAGGAGATGGCCAACATCATGATGGGCGCGTTCACCACCGACTGGGGCGACCACCTGCGTACCGGGCTCTCGATGACCGCGCCGACGTACCTCGACGACCCGGACGCGGACACCCTCCAGCTCGATCCCACGGGCCCCGAGACCGACAGCACGCTCGTCTTCCAGAGTTCGATCACCTGGCGGTCGGGCGAGGGCCGCATCGACATCTACCTCGCGCCCGACCGTGCGGCGCTCGACCCCGTCTTCGCCGAGACCGAGCGCGAGGGAGCCGAAGGGACCGACGAAGCCGAACTCGACGGACTGGTCGAACCCGGCGACGAATCGACCGAAGCGGACGCGACCGCAGAGCGGATCGCGGAACCGGCGACCGCGGACCCGGCGGCCGACGATGGGAGCGAAGACGCCGACGCGACGGCGGACGATCCCTTCGGCGGTGACGCCGAGGGTGCGTTCGGTGCGAGCGGCGACGCCGGCGGCTTCGGAGCCGACGACTCGACGGGTGACGACACCGGATCGTTCGATCCCGCCGCCGACGACGACCTCTTCGGCTTCGACGACGGTGCCGAGGGAGCCGAGTCGATCCCGCTGGAGAAGCTGTCGGTGTTCAGCGACCTGACGAAGGAGGGCACCGAGGCGGCGGCCCAGCGCGTGACCCGGATGACCGGCATCCAGACCAGCACGGAGACCGCCGGGATCACCTTCACGCCCATCGACGACATCGCCGCGCAACTGGAAGACGGCGACTACGTCGGGACGACCGTCGAGTTCGAGGGGACGCCCAGCGGCTCGCTGGTCATCCTCTTCGACGAGGACTCCGCCGAGAACATCGCCGAGGAGATGCTGCCCGTCGATCCCGACGAGGACGGGCTCACCGGCATGCACGAGAGCGCCATCGAGGAACTGGGCAACGTCATGACAAGCGGGTTCATCGACGGCTGGGCGAACGTCCTCGAGACCGGCGTCGAACACAGCCCGCCCGAGTACGTCGGCGACATGAACATGGCCTTCGTCGAGATCATCACGGAGCAACTCGGGCCGTTCCAGACCCACGCGTTCACCATCGAGTCGACGCTCCAGACCGAGGACGTCGCGTTCACCTGCGAGATCCACGCCCTCCCCGACGAGGCCGACCTCGGCGCGGCCCTGGAGGCGCTCGCGGTCGAACGAAAGGACCAGACCGACGCAGACCCGAGCGACCTGTTCTAG